The Flavobacteriales bacterium genome contains the following window.
GTTCGCTCTGGCGCTCCACCAGCGTCAGCCGGTAGGAAGAGCCGAGGTAAAGGAAGCCTTCACCGCTCACGAACTCGCGCTCGACCCGCGTGGCATTGAGGTCCTCCCATTCGGCCAGACCGCGATAGATCCACGGCCGCTTGCGCTCCAGCACATGCTGCACCTGTTCATCGGACCACTGGTCAGGTGCCATAACCGAAATGCGGCCGTCGCGCTCGATGTAGATGCTCGCTGTCTTTCGCTGGCTGCGGCTGAGGTCGTATTGGATGTCCTTGTAGCGCAAACTCATGCGAGCAGGTCCTTGTGGCGGGCCTTGGCCAGCGCCGTCAGTTCGGTAACGATCTTGTCGCTGTTGGCGATCAGCTTGGGGTGGTGCGAAGCCAGCACCACGTCGCTCAACTCGCCCTTCAGCCGCTTGATCTGGAAGCCGTTGTCCCAGAAGTCCACGATGTGGATGGTGCCGCGCAACTTGTCCATGGCACCGGTGGTGACGAATTCCAGCGCCATCAGGTCGGTCTCGCCGAGGTTGTCCCCGTTGAAGGCGAGATCGGCCACCATATCCCTGAAGGTGGCGGTGATGGTACCCACTGCATCACCACGACCGCGCTGGGTCTCGTCGGTCAATCCCTCCAGCGCGTTGGCCAGCGCGTCCCAGTCCTCCTTGTGTTGCAGGATCAGTGCGTCGAGCTTATCGCTGAGCCGCTTGTAGAGCGCGGGGTCCTCTTGGAAATGGACCTTGCAGTGCTTGCGGATGGCGTGCTCCATCTCGCTCGCCTTCGCGCGGCTGCTCTTGTTCTGCTCCAAATTCTTGATGAAGGTGGGCGAGATCAGCTCCACCGGCGGGATCTTCGGATCGATGCCGAGGCTGATCAGGTGGTCGTTCACCAGCTTCTTCACCTTCTCCCCTGCACTGGCGATGTTCATCGACTCATCCTTGTAGCGCTCCTTCACCCTGCTCATGAGGTAGCCGAACCGCCACATGGGGATCTTGAACGCTTGCGCCAAGGGGCTGGGCAGGATGATGTCCATGCTCTGGAGGAACTTCTTGTAGAAGACCGCGAACGACTCACGGAGCTTGATATCCTCCATGATCTCCACCGCCTGCTCCAGCACGGCGTATTGACGGCGCTCGTCCTTCAGCTTCTGCTCCACGAAGTCCTGAATGTCGGCCACCCCATTGTCGCGGAACAGGTTGATGAGCCGTTGGTAGCGCGTTTCAAGTACCGGCAACTCATCCTTCACGTTGCGCAGCGAATTCAGGATCTCGTTCCGATCCTCCTCCGAGTAGATGGACAAGGCCTCCTTCAGGTGACTGGTCAGGCCGATGTAGTCCACCACGTACCCGCGCGTCTTCCCCTCGGCCACGCGGTTCACGCGAGCGATCGCTTGCAAGAGCGTATGCTCGCGGATCCGCTTGTCGATGTACATGACCTGCTCCACGGGCGCGTCGAAGCCGGTGAGCAGCATGTCGCACACGATCATGAACGCGATGCCCGTCTCGGGCTTGGCGTGGTCGAAGGCCTTCTTGAAGTTGTCGATGGCCCCCACCTCCTGTGCATGCTTGCGGGCAGCCACGATCACGGCCTTCTCGTTGGTGCCGTCCGAGGACACGACCACTGCGGTCTGGAGGAAGGCGACTTTCTGCAATAGCTCTTCATCGGGCTGTGTCTTGGCCCTTTCACGCTCCAGCCATCCCTTCAGGGCCAGATCGATCTTATCCTTGTAACGTACCGCCGCGATCTTGCTGTGACAGACCACCTGTGCCTTGAAGCCGTTGGGCAGGATGTTGCCGATGTAGTGCTCCACGATGTCGCGGGCGACCTCGGCGATGCGTTCCTCGGCTTCCAGAATATCCCCGCTGGCACCGTACTTCTTTTTGATGGCCTCCAGTTCCTGCGGGGTGCGCTCCTTGAAGAGGTCCTCGAAGGTCTGGTCGAAGACATGCCGGTCTTTCAGCGCGGTCTCCGGTGTACGGCCCTCGTACAGGATCTGCACCGTAGTGCCGTCCTCCACGGCGTCCTGCAACTTGTACTTGTCGATGTAGGATCCGAAACGATCCTTGGTCTTCTGGGCGTGGCGGTCGGCGATGAGCGGCGTACCGGTGAACGCGATGCGGGTGGCGTTCGGGAAGGCCTCGAAGAGGTTGTCCCCGAGCGTGCTGCCTTGGGTACGGTGCGCCTCATCCACCATGATCACGATGCGGTCACTGGTATTCACTACACCGAACAGCCCGTATTCGGGGATCGGGTCATTGGTGAACTGCCCCGTTGGTTGTGGCCGCAGCACGTCGCTCACATAGTCAGGTAACTGGTCCTTGGCCTCACGGAACTTGTGGACCATCACGATGCTCAGGTTGCTGCGGTCGTCGGCCAGCTCCTTCTTCAAATCGGCACTACTGTCGATGTGGTTCACGCGCTCCTCGGTCAACGCTGCGGTATCGCCCAACTGGTCCTCAAGATCGATGCGGTCGATGACCATCATCACCTTCAGGTCTTGCAGGTCGGGGCATCGGCGCAGCTTGCGCACGAGGAAGACCATCGTGAGGCTCTTCCCGCTTCCCTGCGTGTGCCAGACCGTGCCTGAGCGAGCGTCGGGATCCGCGCCCGTCCTCAACCGCTGCACGATCTTGCTCACCGCGCGGTACTGCTGGTAACGCGCCATCACCTTCACCAGCCGCTCGCTGGTGCTCATGAAGATGTTGAAGTTGCGCACCAGATCAAGGAGCACCTCCTTGTTCAGCATGCCCTGCACCAGCACCTCTTGGCTGCGCTCCTTGCCCAATGGCGGGGTGTAGCTGGCGTACTTCTCAGGGTGGATGCTCTTCCACTCATAGAAGTGCTCTGGACCACTTGTGATCGTGCCGAAGCGGGCTTGCTCCCCCGTGGTCGCGATGAGCAACTGATTGACATGGAACAGGCGCTCCTCGCCTTCTCTTAGACCCGCTGCGATGGTCTCCTCCCGTTGCTCGCTGTAGCGTTGGAGTTGCTTCACCGCCTCGGCCATTGGATCGCTGGTGAAGGCATTGGCATCCTTGGCCTCCACCACCACCAAGGGCAGCCCGTTCACGAAGAGCACGATGTCCGGCCGGATGTGATCCTTCACGCGACCTGGTGTGTCGATGCGGAACTGGTTGATGGCGGTGAACTTGTTCTGCTCGGGCTCTTGGAAGTCGATGAGCTTCACCACGGGGAATTCCTCTCCCGTCAGCTCGTTGCAGTCAACTGTGCATTTGTACAGCAGTTGCAGCACGTCGCGGTTCACCTCGATCAATGAGCGGCCGGTCTGACCAGTCACCTCGGCAAGGAGTTCTTCCAATTGCCGATCGGTGAGCCACGTTCTACCGTCGCTCGTGCGGTTCATGGACCGCACGGCCTCCTTGAACTCTCCCTTCAGCGCCACTTCGCGGAAACTCTCCCTCAGGCTCACCTTCGGATCCCTCGGAATGCCTTCGCCTTGATCGATGACCGTCCAGCCCAGTGTTTCAAGCTGGGTAAGGAGGGGGCGTTCGACGAAGGCGTATTCGGACATGGCTCAGTTGCTCACGAAGAAACCACTTCACGATTGAACGGGCACCGTCCCGTTCGCGGTCTGGAAGGATGTAAGATGGAGCAACTTGATCTTGTCATCAGGTCCTCCGAGCGAGATCTCCCATCGCTGCTCCATGAACTTCAGCATGCGCAGCCCACGTTCTTGGATGGCCGCAACGTCCCAGTCAGTGAATGTGCTCACCTCGATCTCTGAATAGCAGCCTTCGCGATAACCCGTGCGCACTTTCTCACCCTTGGCATTCAGCTTCGGATCGACCTTGTCCGTGAACCCATCGTTCTGGTAACTGGAATTGATCGATCGGCTCAGGGGAAGGAGATTTCCCAAGCAATGCGTCAGCCGATTCAGATCCACAGGGTCTAGGTGCTTCACACGGCTATCCCAATAGGGCTCCGTGGGGGTTTGAGGCAGAACGTGCTCGATGCTCAACTTCTTCTTGTCCTGCCTGCGAACAAGATCATTCCAGTCCAGCTTACGCTCTTCCCGTCTCCCGCGCAGATGCTCCTCGTACTCGTATAGGAAGTACTGGAGTCCTGACCATTTATAGAACCCCGCCGAACTCTTGATGCTGTAACGGTTCTCGATCTCCTTGGTGAACAGCTCGTGCCTGAACTTCCCTCCATCCATCGCCCAGCTCAACTGCTTTTCCACTTGCTCCAGAATGGCCTTGGTGCCTGCCCGTTTGTGGTGAACA
Protein-coding sequences here:
- a CDS encoding type I restriction endonuclease subunit R encodes the protein MSEYAFVERPLLTQLETLGWTVIDQGEGIPRDPKVSLRESFREVALKGEFKEAVRSMNRTSDGRTWLTDRQLEELLAEVTGQTGRSLIEVNRDVLQLLYKCTVDCNELTGEEFPVVKLIDFQEPEQNKFTAINQFRIDTPGRVKDHIRPDIVLFVNGLPLVVVEAKDANAFTSDPMAEAVKQLQRYSEQREETIAAGLREGEERLFHVNQLLIATTGEQARFGTITSGPEHFYEWKSIHPEKYASYTPPLGKERSQEVLVQGMLNKEVLLDLVRNFNIFMSTSERLVKVMARYQQYRAVSKIVQRLRTGADPDARSGTVWHTQGSGKSLTMVFLVRKLRRCPDLQDLKVMMVIDRIDLEDQLGDTAALTEERVNHIDSSADLKKELADDRSNLSIVMVHKFREAKDQLPDYVSDVLRPQPTGQFTNDPIPEYGLFGVVNTSDRIVIMVDEAHRTQGSTLGDNLFEAFPNATRIAFTGTPLIADRHAQKTKDRFGSYIDKYKLQDAVEDGTTVQILYEGRTPETALKDRHVFDQTFEDLFKERTPQELEAIKKKYGASGDILEAEERIAEVARDIVEHYIGNILPNGFKAQVVCHSKIAAVRYKDKIDLALKGWLERERAKTQPDEELLQKVAFLQTAVVVSSDGTNEKAVIVAARKHAQEVGAIDNFKKAFDHAKPETGIAFMIVCDMLLTGFDAPVEQVMYIDKRIREHTLLQAIARVNRVAEGKTRGYVVDYIGLTSHLKEALSIYSEEDRNEILNSLRNVKDELPVLETRYQRLINLFRDNGVADIQDFVEQKLKDERRQYAVLEQAVEIMEDIKLRESFAVFYKKFLQSMDIILPSPLAQAFKIPMWRFGYLMSRVKERYKDESMNIASAGEKVKKLVNDHLISLGIDPKIPPVELISPTFIKNLEQNKSSRAKASEMEHAIRKHCKVHFQEDPALYKRLSDKLDALILQHKEDWDALANALEGLTDETQRGRGDAVGTITATFRDMVADLAFNGDNLGETDLMALEFVTTGAMDKLRGTIHIVDFWDNGFQIKRLKGELSDVVLASHHPKLIANSDKIVTELTALAKARHKDLLA